A single Nicotiana tabacum cultivar K326 chromosome 5, ASM71507v2, whole genome shotgun sequence DNA region contains:
- the LOC107811683 gene encoding pyruvate decarboxylase 1-like, translating into MDAKIGAIDTCKPANNDVGSLPTTNTVTIHTPTVPFNSPDSTLGRHLARRLVQVGVTDVFGVPGDFNLTLLDHLIAEPGLKFIGCCNELNAGYAADGYARARGVGACVVTFTVGGLSVLNAIAGAYSENLPLICIVGGPNSNDYGTNRILHHTIGLPDFSQELRCFQTVTCYQAVVNNLEDAHELIDTAISTALKESKPVYISIGCNLPGIPHPTFSREPVPFCLSPRLSNQMGLEAAVEAAAEFLNKAVKPVVVGGPKLRVAKASEGFVELADASGYAVAVMPSAKGMVPEHHPHFIGTYWGAVSTAFCAEIVESADAYLFAGPIFNDYSSVGYSLLLKKEKAIIVQPDRVTIANGPAFGCVLMKDFLAALAKRLKHNPTAYENYRRIYVPEGHPLKCEPKEALRVNVLFEHIQRMLSGDTAVIAETGDSWFNCQKLKLPEGCGYEFQMQYGSIGWSVGATLGYAQAAREKRVIAFIGDGSFQVTAQDISTMLRCGQRTIIFLINNGGYTIEVEIHDGPYNVIKNWNYTGLVDAIHNGEGKCWTTKVHCEEELVEAIETATEAKKDCLCFIEVIVHKDDTSKELLEWGSRVSAANSRPPNPQ; encoded by the exons ATGGACGCGAAGATCGGAGCAATTGACACGTGTAAACCGGCGAACAACGATGTGGGAAGCTTACCAACAACCAACACCGTTACCATACACACACCTACCGTTCCGTTCAACTCACCGGACTCTACACTAGGCCGTCACTTAGCACGCCGTTTAGTACAAGTCGGTGTCACTGACGTTTTCGGCGTTCCCGGCGACTTTAACCTTACACTTTTAGACCACTTAATAGCTGAACCTGGGCTTAAATTTATTGGCTGTTGTAACGAGCTAAATGCTGGATATGCTGCTGATGGGTACGCTAGAGCTCGTGGTGTTGGGGCTTGTGTTGTGACTTTTACTGTTGGTGGACTTAGTGTTCTTAATGCCATTGCTGGTGCTTATAGTGAAAATCTTCCTTTGATATGTATTGTTGGTGGGCCTAATTCTAATGATTATGGAACTAATAGAATACTTCATCATACTATTGGATTGCCTGATTTTAGTCAAGAACTTCGTTGCTTTCAAACCGTCACTTGTTACCAG GCAGTGGTGAATAACTTAGAGGATGCACATGAACTGATCGATACAGCAATATCTACGGCGTTGAAAGAAAGTAAGCCGGTTTATATAAGCATAGGTTGTAACTTGCCGGGGATTCCACACCCCACTTTTAGCCGTGAACCGGTTCCATTTTGCCTCTCTCCTAG ATTGAGTAACCAGATGGGTTTGGAAGCAGCAGTGGAGGCAGCTGCAGAATTCTTAAACAAAGCTGTGAAACCAGTTGTTGTGGGAGGGCCAAAATTGCGTGTTGCAAAGGCATCTGAGGGGTTTGTTGAATTGGCGGATGCCAGTGGATATGCTGTTGCAGTGATGCCATCGGCTAAGGGGATGGTTCCAGAACATCACCCGCACTTCATTGGAACTTACTGGGGTGCAGTGAGCACGGCATTCTGTGCTGAAATTGTGGAATCCGCTGATGCTTACTTATTTGCTGGACCTATTTTTAATGACTATAGCTCTGTTGGGTATTCTCTGCTTcttaagaaagaaaaagcaaTCATTGTCCAGCCGGATCGTGTGACTATTGCGAATGGACCTGCATTTGGTTGTGTTCTAATGAAGGATTTCCTTGCTGCGTTGGCCAAGAGGCTAAAGCACAACCCAACTGCATACGAGAATTATCGTAGGATTTATGTTCCAGAGGGACATCCTCTCAAGTGTGAGCCTAAGGAGGCATTGAGGGTTAATGTTCTCTTTGAGCACATTCAGAGGATGTTGTCTGGTGACACTGCTGTGATTGCGGAGACAGGGGACTCATGGTTCAATTGCCAGAAGCTTAAACTGCCCGAGGGATGCGG GTATGAGTTCCAAATGCAGTATGGATCTATCGGTTGGTCTGTTGGCGCAACTCTTGGTTATGCTCAAGCAGCACGAGAAAAGAGGGTGATAGCTTTCATTGGTGATGGTAGCTTTCAG GTGACTGCTCAGGATATATCAACAATGCTGCGATGCGGGCAGAGGACTATCATCTTCTTGATAAACAATGGTGGTTATACAATTGAAGTTGAGATCCACGACGGACCTTACAATGTGATTAAGAATTGGAATTACACTGGACTAGTTGATGCAATCCACAACGGGGAAGGAAAATGTTGGACAACCAAG GTTCATTGTGAAGAGGAGCTTGTGGAAGCAATTGAAACTGCAACTGAAGCCAAGAAAGATTGCTTGTGTTTCATTGAAGTGATTGTTCACAAGGATGACACCAGCAAAGAGCTGCTTGAATGGGGTTCTAGAGTCTCTGCAGCTAATAGTCGTCCGCCAAATCCTCAGTAA